The genomic interval atcccataggctacactgattcagatttccaggcaagtcttgaagacaggaaatctacatctgggatggtgtttactcttgggggtggagcagtggtttggagaagtgcaaaacaaaccgcgatatcggactcgactatggaagctgaatacatagctgcagccaaagctgctaaagaacttgtctggctaaaaaagttcttcaccagcatcggtgtcgtccctggaatggaaaagcctctggtcctactttgtgataataatggagcgataGCTAACGGTAAGGAAcatcgaagccacaagagaagcaaacacattgaaaggaagtatcatattatcagagaatacgaggcaagaggggatgtactagttgagaaagtggacacagaggacaacctagctgatccattcactaaagtcttggccgtgactgcatttgaaaagcaccgtcagaatttaggattaattgatatgtactaattagttttatattagtgcaagtgggagtttgttgggttttatgccctaaataaaactccatttcaatgtaatctattttattctacatcagtaaagaaacagaagtatttttcattcatttgtgtatgttttggttcactttatcaattgcttgtctatttgatttataaattcatctgaaaccctttacacatacttgatcctgtttattgtgttgtcaacactttggaaagtaaacatgactatgtgaataaagtttcctagatttatcagacacatggttttactgatatgataatctacaacaagagtttacttgcatttggagaaattctatgttctttccagaacattagttaaagtaaagctcaggttggatgcatggagtatgcatcggaagggaccgatattgaactttgacttagatttattaaacttaccgtaaaatctattcaagtcaatatcgcctagttgatcctagatcaaatgatcttaatcctgttatgattaggctcaatctcaggaggctattcgtgttcttgatttgttagttaagcctacttttaggtcagggtgatacgtacattttgggaacacggtagtgcaattgagtgggagcgctaacataaacatggaatctatagcttctatctggcgaatagtaagcaaaggatgatctccttcgagcttgaccaaacgaaaataaatggtggagtactcatttcacataagctgaaatatcatttatacggggtcaagtgttttaaggataaaatacatgtagggtgtaacggtaatctaatccctttacagtgtagatcattcatatagaggatcattgatcaaattaggattataacaatggataactaataatgtgtctatatggtggaacatataaagcattctatatactgagagtgcaattctaagttctatgcgtggattcaacgaagaattaataagttagtgaatttaagtaataaattcttgatctacttattggaagctcggttatatagacccatggtgcccccactagttgagataatattgcttgtaagactcatgtaattggttttgattaatcaattataattctcaaattagaccatgtctatttgtgaatttttcactaagtaagggcgacattgtaaagaaagagttttaggggcatatttgttaattatgatactttgtatggttcaattaacaaatatgataaatgacaatattatttaataattatgtatagttattaaatagttagaattggcatttaaatggttgaattagaaaattggcgtttttgagaaaatcagatgcaaaagtgataaaactgcaaaattgcaaaaaaaagtgaggcccaaatccacactgccatggccggccacttttataggatttatcctctgatattttcattattttaatgctaaataattcaaacctaaccctagtggaatgctataaataggtagtgaaggcttcaggaaaattacacttttcattcagaaaaacctgagcctctctctctctctaccttggccgaccactccttctctctcttcttccttaatatttcgaaacacttagtgattagagtagtgcccacacacaacaagtgatacctcaatcatagtgaggaagatcgtgaagaaagactttcagcaaaaggagtttcagcactaaagaatcagagaaagagatccaggttcagatcttgataatactctgcgacagaaaggatacaagggttagagatctgaacagaaggagtcacttaattccgctgcacccaatgtatggtttcctaaactttatatgtgtttatttcatcgttttagaaagttcatatttagggttttaatcaacatacttgtgagtagatctaagatcctggtaaaataatttccaacaagaagatgatagcatatctaaGCCAAATACACGACATGCTcccacaattcaaaagctatgcTCTTAAGTaaattccaagggaagaaaCACAACTGCTGATGCATTAGCTCGACTTGCGAGCAATAACTTAAATGATAAAGCAAATCTAACTCCTATCCAGTTTCTCGAAAAACCTAGTCTCACCGGCACGGAAGAGGTTGAAATGATAGAtacatccccaaactggatgacgccaatagcagcctacctcaacactggggaactcccagataacaaAAACGAAGCTCAGAAAATGAGGAGAAAGGCTGCACGGTACATCATTGTAGAGGGAGTTATGTAAAGAAGAGGATTCTCCATGCCACTGCTCAGGCATGTCACACCAGAAGAAGCTATACGACTTTTGTCAGAAGTACATGACGAATTTTGTGGCAACCACGCATCCAGGCagagtttatctaagaaaattctaaggtaaGGTTATTTCTGGCCAACCATGATTGAAGACTCCAAGGCCTACGTTAAAAAAATGTGATAATTGTCAGAGATTTTCATAGATATCTCGAGCACCGCCCAACGAACTaactcagatgcaaagtcctTGGCCTTTCGCCATTTGAGGAATTAACCTGATCGGACAGTTATCCAAGGGCaaaggcggagtgcagtacgcagtAGTTGAAGTTGATTATTTCACAAAATGGACGGAAGCTGAGCCACTAGCAACCATCACATCCAAAAAGTGCAAGACTTCATTGTGAAGAATATCATTTGTCGGTTCGGACTACTTATAAGATAGTCTCGAACTATGGCAAACAATTTGACagtcaatctttcactgatttttgtgcgaaccatggAATCATAAAAAGTTTCTCAGCAGTGGCGCATCCCCAGgtaaatggtcaagttgaagtagTCAACAAGACACTCAAGGACACcctaaagaagaaacttgaagatgcTAAAGGAAACTGGTCGGAGGAACTTCCTGAAGTTCTGTGGTCATTCCGCACAACCGAGAAAACAGCAACCGGACAGACTCCATTTTCCATGACATAtggatatgaagctatgctgcctgtAGAACTCGAACCgccttcccacagaagattaGCGTACAACCAAGAAGTTAATTAGGTACTTCTTGCAGAATTACTTGATGAAGTTTAAGAAAAACAAACCGTAGCAAACTTGAAACTGATAGCCCATCAGCAAAAGGTAGCTCGGTACTTTAACAAACAAGTGAGGGCACgaaaattctttgtgggagatatggtcctaagaagagtctttttgaacaccaaagacagtacggCATGTGTGTTTGGATAAAATTATCTACTCAGGTCAGATAACCACCTTTAAAAGtacgatttttattttttgcaatTTGTTTTGTTTATGCTAAGCTAAAGATCAAATCAGATCAACATAATAGctttgatgtaagttactacggtaacagaCATATTTCcgataaatgaataaagatgtttatttaaattcaaattgaaTCGAGTTCATTAGCATGTTATAAATTTACCAtccagtgcgtacaaaaggtttggtcgtaCCCTAAACCCTGAACAGACAAAAAAGCatacttgtaaaaaaaaaagtgaccaagagtcataagtctgctcggtcacttggggggcacctatacctgcacaaagcatttggtaaaaaacAAAACGAACACAATTGCACAATGATTATAAACAAAGGATGAATTCATTAAGAATAACAAAAGCATTAAAGCCTGGGATTAAAGGCTGTCTGGTCAGCCAGTtgttcaaaaaatgaaaaatatattccaaatttaaagaccgcttggtcgGTCACCTTTTCTTAAAATAGGGCCTATTGGCCGAACAGACATAAAAAAAGATACTAAAAGGAAAGCAATTAAATGAcaggagtcccaggctctttgTGTGGGTCAACTGGATTTGAAGGAGCCAAAGGATCATCATTCTGGGTGGAACGAGCCTCAACACTCTGATCGGCAGGAGAGGTGGAAGTGGTTGCCTCAGGTTTCCTGTAGGCCGCCTGAGCAGCACAGTATTCGAGAAACATGTCTTTGGAAGTGCCCAGATAATCAAAGTTTTACTTGGGATTGGCCTTCCAAAAGTCataaaatatctcaaaactagCTGTCGCTAAGACATTAACCTTCTCTCCGATCCTCGCCACCTCGGACTTCTGGTTCTTAACCTCAGCCTTGAGTTCCTCCTCCATGGCCTTCTTCTCATCCTCCAACCTGCGAAGAAGAGTTTGGAGACCCTGTCTTTCATCTTGAAGACTGGTAACGTCCTGAGATAAAGAGGCAATATCAGCTTCGAGCTGCTCGGTTGGTGGCGTCTCCTGCAGTTCCTTGGTCAGCTCGGCAACTTTGGTCTCAATAGCGAGAAGTTTCTTATTGACCTCTCCCAGCTCTATCCGCACAGCTCCAAGTTGAACCTACGCATCCTTGACATCCTTTTTGGCCAAGTCCACTTTACGTTCGCATTGTGTTAGAAATGGCAAGGTTTTTAGCAGCAGCCGACTTAGCTCGGGAATAGGCGTATGCCATCTTCAAACTAGTCTGTGCGAAAAAAAAGGCATTAAAAATCCGAACTAGTCAAGgaagaataaaagaaaaatgtcaGAAAAGACTTACATGCGAAAGCTCTTTCAAGACTCCTCCCATAACCAGCTCCAAAGACAACTCATTATCCGCCCCAGCCAATTGTTCGTTCACCTCTGGGACCGACCGGCTGACATAGTGGTTGAGCATGTCTCTGCCTCTTTTGGTCTCCGTCTGCAATACCAAAGGTGGGGCGGGAGCCTTAACTTGTTCAGACCCGCTTCTGATCAGCTCGGATCCACTTTTTTCCTGCTCAGGTTCGTGCAAACTCCCTCCTCGAGAACCTTTGGATTTAGTAACTTTCAAGGTAGGAGGGTCCACAGCAGTTTGCTCTTCAGAGAGATCAATGACCTCTCCAGCTGGTACTTTATCCTTAGATGGAGTTTCACCGCCCTTAGGTTTCTTGGCTGGAGGGGATAAGCCTAAGCTTCCtcccactctcttcttcaaaGCCTTGATCATCTGcacgaaagaaaaataatatagtcAGAAGAAAGTATAAAATATACGAAGGcatgaaaattaagaaaaataaatgcaaGATGAAGTACTCTACACGCTGGCAGGAGCATTTTCCCGAACAAGCACAGATGGGGCATCATCGTCTGAAGAGTCTTCCTGCTCCTCCAAGACAGCTTTCCCCTTTCCTTCTACAGGGGTGGATGGCCGAGCAGGTAGATAAGGCTCTCTGATCCGGATAGTATGTTCGATGGGCCTCTGCCCGGTCGGGAgggttttcttcttcttgagcGGCCTCTCTTGCTCTCAATATTCCTGAGCCTCCTTGTCTCGCTCAGAATATTCCTAAGCATACTGCTTGGCTCTCGCAtcacccttcaacttagcctcacgcTTGAGTTGAATGAGCTCCTTCTCTTGCTCAGCTCCCTCAGCCTGGCCAGCCCTGGACTTTTTCTTCCTCCCCTTTACAGGTTGGGGTAAAAAGTTTGCCTGATAAAGCTTGTACTCCACAAAGCTGTCCTTCGAGGTCAACAAAGTGATATTCTGAGCAGCATCCAGCAGTTGGACAATCTCCTGAGCCCTGTCCCTAAGTGCCAACGTGAAGGGTGGACGACAGTATATTGGGATCTATTGAAACTGAGTATAGGTGGTATCCATGCCTTCCACGAAGTAATACTCGTCAACAAAACCCCAAATCTTGCTCACATCCTTGTCCATGGTTCCTGTCAGCCACTTGAAGTCTGGCTGAGAGAAGTAGAATTACCCCAACCTCCTCTGCTTAAGGGTAGACTTCAAGTCAAAAAACCAATTGACCTCGTGTGGGGATGACACACCCCATCCTTGAATGGCGTGGAGGACGAACAGGGcagacaaatacttaatgcccttgggagtaaATTAGGACGGACAAAGGCAAAAATAATTCGCAACCCTCTTGAAGTACGGGTGCAAAGGCACCATTGCCCCTTCCTTAGTGTGAGCACCCGACCAAGCACACATCCCTTTCTGCAAGTTCGTTGCTCGGTGATTCGAAGAAGGGACGTAACACTTCAGTCCGCCCAAGTACCCAGCCTTATCCAAGGCTCTCATATGTGCCTCACTTATTTTTTACGGAGGGCTCAGCCATCTGGCCCCTAAGGCACTTTGCCTCCTGTGGGGAACTGCCTCGGTAagctctgttgggttttatgccctaaataaaactctttacaatctgattagttatcaatataagaaatttgaagtgattgatgtttgcatgaatattaagtgctaatggtttaatatgtttaatatgtttattactattatacacaaaatcagttaaatccagatcatatgtttattcacaattacagtatcgtcaacacagtggaatgtgattgtgatcatatgaatcaaaagtcttggtccctgtttcatcagtgttattggatttacactaatgtgataatcagcgatgatgtgtacttacacttggagtaagtgttatgttctttccaggacattagtaaagtatattagtttcgaatgtatggagtatacatattggactggaccgatattgcaactaagttaagatattacaaacttaccgttatatatatctttccaagtcaatatcagtagttgatcttaagattaaaagaatctaaatcctgatatgcttaggctcaactcaggagtattattcatgttctttgatttattagttaagcctacttttaggtcagggtgatacgtatattttgggaacatgatagtatgattgactgggagtgctgaacataaatatggaatctatagcttctactggtgtatagaagtcaagtgatgattcccttcgagcttagaaaatagaagtaaatggatgagctcttgtttaactgactaattattagatcactaaacaccgtttacaggtagctaagtgttttaaggggcaaaatacattgaggggtgagaacggtaaacaaatcccatctcgatgtagatcatctatatagaggatctttaaatcaccataagattataacaatggttaaatgagatagcatattgatatcgtggaacatacaatatgctctatataagtctgagagtgcaattctaagttctaagagtggattcaacgaagaattaataagtaggaatttacttggtaaatttggttcacttattggaagctcagcatatagatccatgatccccattctagttgagaacattctgcttgtaagactcattaattgattcgtgattgatcaattataattctaaagttagactatgtctaattttatgaattttcactaagcaggggtgaaattgtaaagaaaagagtttctaggtttatttatttattaatggactttatatgtctaattaataattaaattaaatgacaatattatttaataatctattttagttattaaataattagttttggcatttaaaagcgttagaattggaaaattggcgtttttgagaaaatagagataaaatttgataaaactgcaaaatcaagtggggcccactactacaccttggTCGGCCACTaattgtggagtttcaaattgattttttcattattttaagccaaataattcttaacctaaacctagtagttgcctataaatagaaagtgatggctcagtcaaatcacaagttttgaataaccttttctgacagaaatttctctcttcagaaaaactgagccttccccactttctatactggGCCGAAAccatccctctcttttcttcttcataaatttcgaaccctagtgaaagagtaagtgcccacacacaacaagcagtagctcaatcatagattggaagactgtgaaggatcaaacttgaagaagaaggacattcgggctcagatcttgattatactctgctacagaaaggatacaagggttagagatctgagcggaaggagacattaattccgctgcatcaatgtaaggttttcttaactttatatgtgtttaatttatcgttttagaaagttcatatttagggtgtttaaacaacatacttgtgagtagatctaagatcctggtaaaataaattccaacaagctCCTCGGTGACATAGTCTTCCCCCTCGATGAAGACATCACCCTCTGCGGACATTGGCTCCCCGGCCTCATTATACCctccaaaatttggaggttcAGCCGCGCTTCCTCCTCAGCCTCGGAAGGGCTCCCAGGACGGACGTCGTCCTACTCCTCTATCTCTTGGACCTCAATGTCCCTCTCATGATCTCCCTCCTCCATGGCGGGCGGATCCTACTCGGCACTTGGCAACGTGGCAAGCTAAGACACGTGAGGATCAGATGCGTTGACTTTCCGCATCGTCTGCTTTGTGCAGGCCATCATTCTTCTCCTAGATGGATACTGATGTGTGTGTCGTGCAACAGTAACGGCAGGGACAGCTATTGGGATGCCGAAGTTACGAGAACTTGGACGGCCAATAGGAAGGGTATCAGCAACACCTGGCCGAACAATGTATGTCCAGTTGGACGGAAGATAACGCCTCCAACCCTTCTTCAATTCCCAAATGAAGCGGCCATACCCTTCTCCTGCGATCTACTTGGAGT from Cannabis sativa cultivar Pink pepper isolate KNU-18-1 chromosome 4, ASM2916894v1, whole genome shotgun sequence carries:
- the LOC133036889 gene encoding uncharacterized protein LOC133036889, with translation MPLLRHVTPEEAIRLLSEVHDEFCGNHASRQSLSKKILSQSFTDFCANHGIIKSFSAVAHPQVNGQVEVVNKTLKDTLKKKLEDAKGNWSEELPEVLWSFRTTEKTATGQTPFSMTYGYEAMLPVELEPPSHRRLAYNQEVN